GAGAAACCATTTTAGGACCGCCCTACGGGGCTTTCAGGCGAACCCAGACTCTTTGTTACGCCTTTTTGAAAGGTCTGGACCTTACTGCAAAGACGAGCCGCGATTCTGGATTCGCCTCAAAGCCAGAGTTCATCTGAATTAATCAGAGGTGCCCTAAACACCCTCGCACCTGGCAGGCGTACACTTCTGATAGCAAAAGATAAGGGCGAATTAATCGGAGGCGCGCTGGTTTGAACTACTATTGATGTAGATAAGCACCCGGGCCCTGCCCAACCATTCGTATGGAGGCAATTATGTCGGATTCTATTCGCGCTGGAGATGCACCCATTGCAGTAGACGTCACCGAAGGAAAGCGCTACTTCTGGTGTGCCTGTGGTAAAAGCGCCAGTCAACCCTTTTGCGATGGATCCCATAAAGGGTCCGGAATCAGCCCCCTGGCTTATCTCGCACTGGAAGATAAAAAAGTCTTCTTTTGCGCCTGCAAGCAGAGCCAAACCCCACCTTTGTGCGACGGCAGCCACAAAGCCTGAGCGGATCGGTAACCATGGATCATGATCCAACTCCCTCACCTGGCGGCATCTTGGGCGAAAAAGCATCCATTCCTCTGCTCCATGATTTCAGCATCGATGTTGCTACGCTGAACGCGATATGCCGCAAGTTCGCCGACGAAACCCCTTTTGATATCGCTATTATGGCCAAAGGAGGGAAAATCGTAGCCTCTTCCATCGAAGGCCGGGTTGGGAAAATTCATGAGGGGGCCGCACAGCTTCTCAACAAAGGCTTTTCAATTCTCGAAGTCAGCGCAGAGCAGGCGGCACAATCCGACATCATGCTGGAAGGCTGTGAATATCCTGTCTACCTGGATGGCAAACCCGTACTTTGCGTGGGTATCGCCGCCCCAATGGAGCAAGCACGTAATTATGGCGCTATAGTACGCAGCTGTGTTGAGGTCATGCTCCAGGAAAAGCGGAGCGTTTGGCGCGATCAGCAACGATTAAGGCGCGCCTATACCATTCAAAGCGCCAATTTACACAGCGCCCATATGCAACGCGACAAGGCCGAAGATAGCCTGCGCATTAACCGCGAACGCATGCTGGATATCGCCGACTTTATGCTGGACGCCATTTGGGAAACCGACGCCGAACTCAGATTCACCTACGTTTCCGAACACATCTTGAAGAAAATGAACATCGGCCGGGATGATATTTTGGGTAAAACCCGCTGGGATTTCTTCGCGCCTTTACTGATTGATGCCGATTGGGAGGCCTGGCGAGCACACAGGGAAACCATGCAGGCACATAAAGATTTCCATGAATTCGAGTACGCTCTGAGAAGAGGGGATGATGTTCTCTACTACCGTGCCAGCGGTAAGGCCATGTTCGACAGCCAGGGAAACTTTCTGGGTTATCGCGGTGCGGGTCGAGATGTGACCGATCAGATCCAGTTGGAAAAAGAACTGCAGCGCAGTATCGAGCGTTTTAGAAACATCACCGAATCGACATCGGACTGGATCTGGGAGGTTGATGAAAACTTGCGTTTTACCTACCTGTCATCGCGCTTTTATGAGGTCATGGGGTATCAGCCTGAGGATATTCTGGGCAAGACACGACAAGAGTTCGCCGGGCTTACCAAAGGCTATTCTGAGAATCCTGACTGGCTTGCTCATCAGCAGGATATTATTGCTCAACGCTCTTTCAAGGAGTTTGAATACAGTGGCGTCAAGCCCAATGGAGAGCCCTTTTGCATCAAAGTCAGTGGCGCTCCATTCTATCACCCCGATGGCAGCTTCGCCGGTTACCAGGGAACCGGAACTGACTTTACTCACCTGAAACTGGCCCAGCAGCAATTGTTGAGTGCTGAAAAACTCTCTGCCCTGGGTGGCATGGTGGCGGGGATCGCCCATGAACTCAATACGCCGGTGGGAATTGGCGTCACCGCCGCCTCTCATTTACGACAACAAACCCAGGCATTGGCTTCGAGTCTGGAGCAACAAAACCTGACCAAAAGCCAGTTAGATCGCTACTTGAAAACCGCCGTCGAGGGTACCGATATTTTACTGAAAAATCTCAGCCGGGCTGCCGAATTAACCGACAGTTTCAAACAGGTGTCCGTTGATCAAAGCAGTGACAAGATTCGCCCTATCAAACTACTGAAATACCTGGAAGAGATGCTGATTACACTACGGCCATTGCTAAAAAGAACGACACCCGAAATCAATATTGACTGCGACCCCAAGCTGACCATGACAACCAATGCGGGTGCTCTTTACCAGGTCATCAGTAACCTGATTATCAACTCACTGCAGCACGCTTTCGCCAAGCAGGATAAGCCGGTTATTACGATTAAATGCCGCAAGCAGCTGGACCAACTGGAACTCAACTATCGAGACAATGGCTGCGGTATGATAGAGGCCAAACTGCACCATATTTTTGAACCCTTTTTTACCACCAAGCGTGCTCGCGGTAATACCGGGCTGGGCATGAACCTGGTCTATAACCTGGTGACCGAATCCCTGCAGGGCAGCATCCACGTTTTCAGTCTGCCCGGTAAAGGTATGCATTTTGATATGAAGCTGCCGCTGGAACTGCCTCCGGAAGGCGTTTCCGAAGGCAGTTCCAGGGCACAATAGCGTTTAGATCAGGTGCTTGCGATCCAACTCAATCGCACGATCAAGCTCTGCCAGCAAGCCCGCACGAGCTTTCAATTTGGTCTGATGATGCGCCTTCATATTGAGCTGACTGAGAGTTTCGGCGGCTTTCTGAGCCGTAGCCAGAACCTGGTCCGCAGGTACCAGACGATCGGCAAAACCGGCTTCCATCGCCTGTTGGGGGTTGACCATTTCCGCCAGCATGACGGAGCGTTCAAAGGCCGCCGGGGTCAAACGCCCACGAGCCAGAGTAATGCCGGCATGGTGCATGGTCATGCCAATGGCCACCTCATTCAAGCCAATCTTGAACTCACCTTCGGCGGCGATACGCAAATCCCCTGACAGCATCAAAAATGCCCCCTTGGCAATCGCATGGCCACCACAAGCCACCACAACCGGAGTCGGGAAAGATAATAACCGGCGTGACAGGGTAGAACCCGCTGTCACCAGCCCTACGGCGGCATCAATACCACTGCCCATAACACGCAGATCATAACCGCCCGAGAGAATGCCCACAGACCCCGTCAGCACCAGAGTAGCACCTTCAGACTCTACGACATCCAGCACCTTGTTGAGCTGCTCAATCAGCTCCGGGGAGATAGCATTAACCTTGCCATTATCAAGAGTGACGGTGGCAACCTTGCCATCGAGTTGATATTTAACGAGTTCGCTCATTGTGATCCGCTCCGCTGAGGCGACTAACGCGCCCTTAATGTAAAACCGTTAGGTCAACTCCGATTCATTCAGAGTTACCCTAATATTGTAATCCGGCGCGAATCTTAGCAGATTATTGGCCTTCGGGTCTGCATCCGCCAATCAGGTCAGTAATTTCATCGGCGGCCGCAACAACCTGTGCGCCAACGGCTTCCTGCCGGCTGGGCTGCACCCTGACGGTGGGTCCCGATATCGAAACCGCTGCCAATGCCATACCAAACTCATCGTAGATATTGGCTGCAATGCAGATCAGACCTTCGGCCTGCTCCTGGTTGTCAATGGCATAGCCCCGCAGCCGTATGGCACGTAATTCATCACTGAATTGCTCGGTATTGCGAAGTGTCTGAGCCGTCAGCTCGGGCATGCCCTGCTCGGCCAGCAGTGCCAGCGCCTCCTTCATGGGTAAGGCCGACAGCAAAGCCTTGCCAACACCGCTGGCATGGATAGGGCCGCTGTTACCGACAGGAACCGCCATGCGCATCATGGCAGAGCATTCAACCTGCCCGACAAACACCACCTGACCTTGTTGTAACACACCCAGGTTTGAGGTTTCTCCCGTGGCCGCTACCAACCTTTTCATAACACTGCGAGCCTGAGTGATAAAGTCTCGCTTTTTAAGATAGGCATTACCACAGCGAAACGCATTGATGCCAACGCTCCACAAGCCCTTGCTTTCATCCAACTCAGCAAAACCCAATTCACGCATACTGTTCAACAGTCGATGAACCGTCGATGGTGGCAACTGTTCCTGGTTGGCCAACTCAGACAGGGTAAACCCGAGCTCTCCTTCCGAGAGCCGCATTAACAATTGAAAGGCCCGGGAAAGCGACTGAACCTGACCAACCCTGGCTGCCGCAGGGGACTTGTTGGCAGACGTCATTGTGCTCCCTCTTGGCCCATTGCTTGCTGTGGTTGGTCGAGCAGTTCAATCCAGTGGGATACTGGCTGGCTAGCGCGGGTTTGCAAGTGCAACTGGCACCCCACATTGGCCGTCACGATGCGGTCCGGATTATCCATCGTTAACGCCTCGATTTTATTCTTCAACAGAGACTGGCTCATCTCGGGTTGCAAGATCGAATAGGTGCCCGCCGAACCACAACAAAGATGGTTATCTCGGGTTCGGGTCAACTCAAAACCTGCGCGCCCGAGTATTTCCTGGACGGTGCTGGTTTGCTTCAATGCATGTTGCAGGGTACAGGGACAATGGAAAGCGATACGCTGGTCATGGCCTTCAGGCCTGATGGCGGTCAAATCTTCCGCGGCTAACACCTGACTGATGTCACGACACAACTCACTGATACGAGCTGCCTTGTCCGCATAGTGCGGATCATTGCGCAGCAAGTGTCCGTACTCCTCTACCATAGCGCCACAACCACTGGCCGTCATCACTATGGCTTCGGCGCCTGCCTCTACCGCCGGCCACCAGGCATCGATATTCCGTCGCATGGCCTGCAAACCTTCCTGATGCGCTGCCAGGTGATAACTGACGGCACCGCAGCAACCGGCTTCCGACACTGTGACCAGGGTAATACCAAGACGATCAAGCACTCGCGCTGTGGCGGCCAGGGTATTGGGTGTTGCCGAAGGTTGTGCGCAACCTTGCAAGGCCAGCATTCGTCGGGGATGACTGGTAGAAGGCCAGGGGGACGCTTTTTGTGCCGGCGGTATCTTGGCTTTGACGGCAGCGGGCATTATGGGCCTGGCGAGCTGCCCAAGCTTCAATAGCGTTCCAAAGCGCTGACGGTAAGGCACCAATTTTCGAATCGACCAACGCAGCGCACGCTGAGAAGCACTACGGGGCAATTTCTGCTCAAGAATACCACGACCAATATCAACCAATCGGCCGTACTGAACACCTGACGGACAGGTGGTTTCGCAACTGCGGCAGGTCAGGCAGCGATCCAGATGGGTGCGAGTCTTTTCTGTCACCTCTCCACCTTCCAACAACTGCTTGATCAGGTAGATGCGCCCTCTTGGGCCATCCCTTTCATCGCACAACTCCTGATAGGTCGGGCACGTCGCGGTACAAAAACCACAGTGCACACAACTGCGCAAAATGCCTTCGGCTTCCTGCCCGTCGGCGGTTTCGCGGTACTCTTCAATAATATTGGTTTTCATCGTTTCAGTCCGCTCACTCACAGCCAGCTATAGAGACGTCCAGGATTAAACAACCCCTGGGGATCCACCGCATTCTTGATGCGCCGGTGCAAGCGCCGAACGGGTTCAGCCAAC
This is a stretch of genomic DNA from Aestuariirhabdus haliotis. It encodes these proteins:
- a CDS encoding CDGSH iron-sulfur domain-containing protein, with protein sequence MSDSIRAGDAPIAVDVTEGKRYFWCACGKSASQPFCDGSHKGSGISPLAYLALEDKKVFFCACKQSQTPPLCDGSHKA
- a CDS encoding PAS domain S-box protein, whose amino-acid sequence is MDHDPTPSPGGILGEKASIPLLHDFSIDVATLNAICRKFADETPFDIAIMAKGGKIVASSIEGRVGKIHEGAAQLLNKGFSILEVSAEQAAQSDIMLEGCEYPVYLDGKPVLCVGIAAPMEQARNYGAIVRSCVEVMLQEKRSVWRDQQRLRRAYTIQSANLHSAHMQRDKAEDSLRINRERMLDIADFMLDAIWETDAELRFTYVSEHILKKMNIGRDDILGKTRWDFFAPLLIDADWEAWRAHRETMQAHKDFHEFEYALRRGDDVLYYRASGKAMFDSQGNFLGYRGAGRDVTDQIQLEKELQRSIERFRNITESTSDWIWEVDENLRFTYLSSRFYEVMGYQPEDILGKTRQEFAGLTKGYSENPDWLAHQQDIIAQRSFKEFEYSGVKPNGEPFCIKVSGAPFYHPDGSFAGYQGTGTDFTHLKLAQQQLLSAEKLSALGGMVAGIAHELNTPVGIGVTAASHLRQQTQALASSLEQQNLTKSQLDRYLKTAVEGTDILLKNLSRAAELTDSFKQVSVDQSSDKIRPIKLLKYLEEMLITLRPLLKRTTPEINIDCDPKLTMTTNAGALYQVISNLIINSLQHAFAKQDKPVITIKCRKQLDQLELNYRDNGCGMIEAKLHHIFEPFFTTKRARGNTGLGMNLVYNLVTESLQGSIHVFSLPGKGMHFDMKLPLELPPEGVSEGSSRAQ
- a CDS encoding crotonase/enoyl-CoA hydratase family protein, which codes for MSELVKYQLDGKVATVTLDNGKVNAISPELIEQLNKVLDVVESEGATLVLTGSVGILSGGYDLRVMGSGIDAAVGLVTAGSTLSRRLLSFPTPVVVACGGHAIAKGAFLMLSGDLRIAAEGEFKIGLNEVAIGMTMHHAGITLARGRLTPAAFERSVMLAEMVNPQQAMEAGFADRLVPADQVLATAQKAAETLSQLNMKAHHQTKLKARAGLLAELDRAIELDRKHLI
- a CDS encoding IclR family transcriptional regulator, encoding MTSANKSPAAARVGQVQSLSRAFQLLMRLSEGELGFTLSELANQEQLPPSTVHRLLNSMRELGFAELDESKGLWSVGINAFRCGNAYLKKRDFITQARSVMKRLVAATGETSNLGVLQQGQVVFVGQVECSAMMRMAVPVGNSGPIHASGVGKALLSALPMKEALALLAEQGMPELTAQTLRNTEQFSDELRAIRLRGYAIDNQEQAEGLICIAANIYDEFGMALAAVSISGPTVRVQPSRQEAVGAQVVAAADEITDLIGGCRPEGQ
- the glcF gene encoding glycolate oxidase subunit GlcF, which produces MKTNIIEEYRETADGQEAEGILRSCVHCGFCTATCPTYQELCDERDGPRGRIYLIKQLLEGGEVTEKTRTHLDRCLTCRSCETTCPSGVQYGRLVDIGRGILEQKLPRSASQRALRWSIRKLVPYRQRFGTLLKLGQLARPIMPAAVKAKIPPAQKASPWPSTSHPRRMLALQGCAQPSATPNTLAATARVLDRLGITLVTVSEAGCCGAVSYHLAAHQEGLQAMRRNIDAWWPAVEAGAEAIVMTASGCGAMVEEYGHLLRNDPHYADKAARISELCRDISQVLAAEDLTAIRPEGHDQRIAFHCPCTLQHALKQTSTVQEILGRAGFELTRTRDNHLCCGSAGTYSILQPEMSQSLLKNKIEALTMDNPDRIVTANVGCQLHLQTRASQPVSHWIELLDQPQQAMGQEGAQ